A stretch of Arachis hypogaea cultivar Tifrunner chromosome 15, arahy.Tifrunner.gnm2.J5K5, whole genome shotgun sequence DNA encodes these proteins:
- the LOC112747256 gene encoding miraculin-like, translating into MKITLFALALLIALSSQPPLLGASNNNASPLEVLDTSAKILRADSNYYIVPYWPQPTKCLTSGGLGLTSIGQTCPLDVILVNDRNHGRLPLSFTPINAKKGVIRVDTDLNIKFAARTSCPHHSTAWTLEFVGSKAPQWFVTTGGALGNPGWKTMYNWFKIEEYDGAYKLVHCPSFLPHKHLCQNVGVVVDRNGNKRLALTHVPLKVQFQKA; encoded by the coding sequence atgaagatcaCACTATTTGCACTAGCCCTTCTCATAGCCTTGAGCTCACAACCACCACTTCTTGGAGCATCTAATAATAATGCTTCACCTCTGGAAGTTCTTGACACTTCAGCCAAAATCCTAAGAGCTGATTCAAATTACTATATTGTCCCTTATTGGCCACAACCCACAAAATGTTTAACTAGTGGAGGCCTAGGTCTCACTAGCATTGGCCAAACATGCCCTCTTGATGTTATTCTTGTGAATGATAGAAATCATGGTCGATTACCACTATCATTCACACCAATTAACGCTAAAAAAGGCGTTATTCGAGTCGACACTgatctcaacatcaaatttgcCGCTAGAACAAGTTGTCCACACCATTCTACGGCGTGGACACTTGAATTTGTTGGTTCTAAGGCGCCACAGTGGTTCGTCACAACCGGTGGTGCTCTTGGGAACCCGGGTTGGAAAACCATGTACAATTGGTTCAAGATTGAGGAGTATGATGGGGCTTATAAGTTGGTGCATTGTCCAAGTTTCTTGCCTCACAAGCATCTATGCCAGAATGTTGGTGTGGTTGTTGATCGCAATGGGAATAAGCGTTTGGCTCTCACTCATGTTCCACTCAAAGTCCAATTCCAAAAAGCATGA